A genomic stretch from Echeneis naucrates chromosome 6, fEcheNa1.1, whole genome shotgun sequence includes:
- the znf236 gene encoding zinc finger protein 236, which produces MPRGRPRKLRVKSNDETDADPSETKGEGFSDGELKDKKCTICFQIFTTENQLLKHLREHEINDKPHRCDLCPQTFNVEFNLTLHKSTHTTSDFTCPVCNKKFSRIASLKSHIMLHEKEENLICAECGDEFVLQSQLSLHLEEHRKELSGIKVYTCKTCDKEFKTLAHLKEHMKSHVKMRPLTSSSRNYKKNIDRSGFTNSCHHCGKAFKKPSQLVRHIRIHTGERPYKCTHCGKAFNQKVVLQTHMVRHTGEKPHLCMFCPASFSQKGNLHSHVQRVHSETKGVPLFPCMDCSCVFKKLGSLNAHISKMHISVIEVPSGTPETETTGQGPGGSEGGEGVTDVIQQLLELSEQVSGEAAQPQPPEPAIAMETAINQDILQQALENSGLSVVQPQGDATSRESQNQTTDVALESKKVHGPDKPVKEKKRSIFKKPIQMPGSIREENGVRWHGCPYCSKEFKKPSDLVRHIRIHTHEKPFKCKQCFRAFAVKSTLTAHMKTHTGIKAFECQSCLKCFSTSGSMKVHMRLHTGVRPFSCPHCDKIFRTSGHRKTHIASHFKSLQQKKHKFPRKSNKAKVSKNNLPLPDIPLQEPILITDFGLMTSQNPRLAFQQYLEVVGNDRPYKCQFCSKAYKKSSHLKQHVRSHTGERPYKCVQCSRGFASSGVLKAHIRTHSGLKAYKCLICDTTFTTSGSLRRHMTTHSDLRPYMCPYCQKTFKSSPNCRKHMKTHRYELAQQLQPQSTEDPLGAGSVAHDMQVEIEGDSLQQPSVTSAEQQSMLGLGQTEVVNGGQQVTLETTLNDQPLVQGEDTYVTSQHDLPQNISQFETPALPQPAFDQQALTQGFTITESSYNQSQFSTVQQLQDSSTLESQALSSSYHPPNLLHVPSAEVTNGLLQQSSQNELQLTETQEYQESSEDNTKRAYRCTWCNKGFKKSSHLKQHVRSHTGEKPYRCHLCGRAFVSAGVLKSHLNTHTGAKPFKCNVCDASFTTNGSLNRHMIIHIKSFKCSMCDESFRTSLLCKKHMKKEHAVVHQIIGLESQDVDEEEDEEEGEQKLSKRRGLEIITFTEEQTAELAKDPGEEASVSERILAQSAAERDRISEIKDKAVELETEPKFANCCNYCPKSFKKPSDLVRHIRIHTGERPYKCEECGKSFTVKSTLDCHVKTHTGQKLFSCHMCNTSFSTKGSLKVHMRLHTGSKPFKCPFCELRFRTSGHRKTHIQCHFRPNSDGRKSKRSASSAGQTSQGQDPGTGQTVAPCQGQQPAATEALQSVGLLQTPNSDPSIYLPANQVLTGQFDQNLLQPGLVGQAILPASMSAAGDLTVSLPDGLTTLDGIHLQLAPANLVCPNVQISGIDTSNINNITLQIDHALLQQTLQQGSLLSHPLSVDTGLVSHSGSQLMSTSDPSVATNVVIHPLTSLALQPSTITPAQVTMAGLSEQDATGSQDLSHVMSSSGLVAGGSNSQEITLTINNSSLTQALAQVQAQASAGGPSTAAGNPQEITLTISGQDLLPQHSHPNGAEMNGSIRLASPLSGQPTSATLTITNEHLLPQSPANTGMAVTSLPPSTTLSHTAASQSLVMSPGGVASDGSVTLTLADAQGMLDGVTLNLNTQGQTFPAVLSESGLPGQSASSGQQVILVSHHSQSANGASDNGYNISDNGHKAAKDTETESDNRNQCYYCNQVCQNANTLRRHCRQAHGKDRCHVCSLCNKAFKRATHLKEHERVHQPGPSPSSQKPRVFNCSSCVKAFAKRSQLERHNRTHTGERPFKCSQCDKAFNQKSALQVHMVKHTGKKPFKCEVCSIRFTQKSNMKHHMKRSHGYGQIQEVSLGQDETAPQVEVAPELDLEVVPESSGDWQNVFP; this is translated from the exons CCCCATCGATGTGACCTGTGTCCGCAGACGTTTAACGTGGAGTTCAACCTCACCCTCCACAAATCTACACACACCACCTCTGACTTCACCTGCCCCGTATGCAATAAGAAGTTTTCCCGCATTGCCAGCCTCAAATCTCATATCATGCTTCACGAGAAGGAGGAG AATTTGATCTGTGCAGAGTGTGGAGATGAGTTTGTTCTCCAGAGCCAGCTCTCCCTGCACTTGGAGGAGCACCGTAAAGAGCTGTCAGGCATCAAGGTCTACACCTGCAAGACCTGTGACAAAGAGTTCAAGACTTTAGCACACCTCAAGGAACACATGAAGAGTCATGTCAAAATGAG GCCGCTCACCTCTAGTTCCAGAAACTACAAGAAAAACATTGATCGCAGTGGGTTCACAAACAGCTGCCATCACTGCGGAAAAGCTTTCAAAAAGCCCAGCCAGCTTGTTAGACACATACGAATACACACAG GTGAGAGACCCTACAAGTGCACACACTGTGGCAAGGCTTTTAACCAGAAGGTGGTGCTGCAGACTCACATGGTGCGACACACTGGGGAGAAACCTCACCTTTGCATGTTTTGCCCCGCTTCATTCTCCCAGAAGGGGAACCTGCACTCCCATGTTCAAAGAGTTCATTCTGAG ACTAAAGGGGTACCGTTATTCCCATGCATGgactgcagctgtgtattcAAGAAGCTTGGAAGTTTGAACGCCCACATCAGCAAGATGCACATCTCTGTGATTGAGGTCCCATCCGGGACTCCG GAGACAGAAACGACGGGTCAGGGTCCAGGGGGGTCAGAAGGTGGCGAGGGGGTAACTGATGTTATCCAGCAACTTCTAGAGCTGTCTGAACAGGTTAGTGGGGAGGCAGCCCAGCCCCAACCTCCAGAGCCAGCTATTGCCATGGAAACTGCCATTAACCAGGACATCTTACAG caAGCCCTGGAGAACAGTGGGCTCAGTGTCGTCCAGCCACAGGGTGACGCCACATCCAGAGAATCACAGAATCAAACCACTGATGTTGCTTTAGAAAGCAAGAAAGTACATGGTCCAGACAAACCagttaaagagaagaaaaggagcaTTTTCAAGAAGCCTATACAGATGCCAG GCTCCATCAGGGAAGAGAATGGTGTCCGTTGGCATGGCTGTCCATATTGCTCTAAGGAGTTTAAGAAGCCAAGCGACCTTGTTCGCCACATCCGAATCCACACCCACGAGAAGCCTTTCAAGTGCAAACAGTGCTTCAGAGCTTTTGCTGTCAAGAGTACCCTAACTGCACATATGAAAACCCACACGGGTATCAAGGCCTTTGAGTGTCAGAGCTGTCTGAAGTGCTTCTCCACTTCTGGCAGCATGAAGGTACACATGCGGCTGCATACAG GAGTGCGTCCTTTCTCCTGCCCTCACTGTGACAAGATCTTTCGCACATCAGgccacagaaagacacacattGCTTCTCACTTCAAAAGCCTGCAGCAAAAGAAGCACAAGTTTCCACGGAAAAGCAACAAAGCCAAAGTGTCAAAGAATAATCTACCTCTTCCTGATATCCCTCTGCAGGAACCCATCCTCATCACTGACTTTG GCCTCATGACATCCCAGAACCCCCGCCTGGCTTTCCAGCAGTACTTAGAGGTGGTGGGCAATGACCGACCTTATAAGTGCCAGTTCTGTAGTAAAGCGTATAAGAAATCAAGCCATCTGAAACAACATGTCAG GTCTCATACAGGAGAACGACCCTACAAGTGTGTGCAGTGCAGTCGAGGCTTTGCCTCCTCCGGAGTGCTTAAAGCCCACATCAGGACACACTCAGGCCTGAAGGCATACAAGTGCCTGATATGCGACACAACATTCACTACCAGCGGCAGCCTACGACGTCATATGACCACCCACAGTGATCTACGACCTTATATGTGTCCTTACTGCCAGAAGACCTTCAAGTCATCCCCCAACTGCAGGAAGCACATGAAGACACACAG ATATGAACTGGCCcaacagctgcagccacagtCAACAGAAGATCCATTAGGAGCAGGTAGTGTGGCCCATGATATGCAGGTGGAAATCGAGGGTGACTCCCTGCAACAGCCATCCGTGAcctcagcagagcagcaaagcATGCTGGGTCTGGGTCAGACAGAGGTCGTGAATGGGGGTCAACAAGTCACCCTGGAGACTACTCTGAATGATCAACCACTGGTACAAGGAGAAG ACACATACGTGACTTCCCAACATGATTTGCCTCAAAATATCAGCCAGTTTGAGACACCAGCGCTTCCTCAGCCTGCCTTCGACCAGCAAGCTCTAACACAAG GCTTCACCATCACTGAATCAAGCTACAACCAGTCCCAGTTCTCCACTgtacagcagctgcaggactcTAGCACCTTGGAGTCCCAGGCCTTATCCTCCAGCTATCACCCACCCAATCTGCTCCACGTTCCAAGTGCTGAAGTG ACGAACGGGCTTCTTCAGCAGAGCAGTCAGAATGAGCTCCAGCTGACTGAGACACAGGAGTACCAGGAGAGCAGTGAGGACAACACCAAAAGAGCTTACag atGCACTTGGTGTAATAAAGGTTTCAAAAAGTCCAGTCATCTGAAGCAACATGTGCGCTCCCACACGGGAGAGAAACCATACAGATGTCACCTTTGTGGACGAGCCTTTGTGTCAGCAGGAGTCCTGAAGTcacacctaaacacacacaccg GAGCTAAGCCTTTTAAGTGTAATGTTTGCGATGCCTCATTCACCACCAACGGCAGCCTGAACCGCCACATGATTATCCACATCAAATCTTTCAAGTGCTCCATGTGTGATGAGAGCTTCAGGACCAGCCTGCTGTGTAAAAAGCATATGAAGAAGGAGCACGCTGTGGTGCATCAAA TTATAGGTCTGGAAAGTCAAGAtgttgatgaagaggaagatgaggaggaaggtgagCAGAAGTTATCAAAGAGGAGGGGCTTGGAAATCATCACTTTCACCGAGGAGCAGACGGCCGAGCTGGCGAAGGACCCCGGCGAGGAGGCCTCAGTGTCGGAGCGGATCCTCGCCCAGTCGGCAGCTGAGAGGGATCGGATCAGTGAAATCAAAGACAAGGCTGTAGAGCTGGAGACAGAACCCAAATTCGCGAACTGTTGCAATTACTGCCCCAAGAGCTTCAAGAAGCCCAGTGACCTTGTCAG GCACATCAGGATCCATACAGGAGAAAGACCTTACAAGTGCGAAGAATGCGGGAAGAGTTTTACAGTGAAATCCACCCTGGACTGTCATGTGAAGACACATACGG GTCAAAAACTTTTCAGCTGTCACATGTGCAACACTTCATTCTCTACAAAGGGCAGTTTAAAGGTGCACATGCGTCTCCACACGGGCTCCAAGCCCTTCAAATGTCCCTTCTGTGAACTCCGCTTCAGAACATCAGGCCATCGCAAAACGCACATCCAATGCCACTTCCGGCCAAATAGCGACGGTCGCAAGTCCAAGCGGTCTGCCTCCTCCGCTGGTCAGACAAGTCAGGGTCAAGATCCAGGGACGGGTCAGACTGTGGCCCCATGTCAGGGGCAGCAACCAGCAGCAACAGAGGCTCTCCAGTCTGTCGGTCTGCTGCAAACCCCCAACTCTGACCCCAGTATTTACCTCCCAGCAAACCAAGTCCTGACAGGGCAGTTTGACCAGAATCTGCTGCAACCCGGACTGGTTGGGCAGGCCATCCTGCCTGCATCCATGTCAG CTGCAGGAGACCTGACTGTGTCTCTCCCAGATGGCCTGACCACACTAGATGGCATTCACCTGCAGCTGGCTCCTGCTAACCTGGTGTGCCCCAATGTCCAGATCTCTGGCATCGATACCAGCAACATCAATAACATCACTCTCCAG ATTGACCATGCCCTCCTCCAGCAGACCCTGCAGCAGGGCAGTCTCCTCTCTCATCCCCTCAGCGTTGACACTGGCCTCGTCTCCCACTCTGGCAGCCAGCTCATGTCCACCAGTGACCCCTCAGTGGCGACCAATGTTGTTATCCACCCGTTGACCAGCCTGGCCCTTCAGCCATCCACCATCACACCTGCGCAGGTCACAATGGCCGGCCTCTCCGAGCAGGATGCCACTG GTTCTCAAGACCTAAGTCATGTCATGAGCAGCTCTGGGCTGGTAGCCGGAGGCAGCAACAGTCAGGAGATTACACTGACCATCAACAACTCCAGCCTGACTCAGGCTCTGGCCCAGGTGCAGGCTCAGGCCTCGGCTGGTGGTCCcagcactgcagcaggaaaccCCCAAGAGATCACGCTCACCATATCAG GTCAGGATTTGCTACCCCAGCACAGCCACCCTAATGGCGCTGAGATGAACGGCAGCATCAGGCTTGCATCACCGCTCAGTGGCCAACCCACTAGTGCAACCTTAACCATCACCAATGAGCACCTCCTACCTCAAAGCCCCGCCAACACCGGAATGGCAG TGACCAGCCTGCCGCCTAGTACCACCCTGTCGCATACTGCTGCATCCCAGAGCCTAGTGATGTCACCAGGAGGCGTGGCCAGTGATGGCAGTGTCACACTCACCCTTGCTGATGCGCAGGGTATGCTGGATGGCGTCACTCTAAACCTCAACACACAG GGTCAGACATTTCCTGCAGTGCTGAGTGAGTCTGGTCTGCCAGGGCAGTCTGCCAGCTCAGGACAGCAGGTCATACTGGTCAGTCACCATTCCCAGTCTGCAAATGGAGCATCTGACAATGGATATAAT ATTTCTGACAATGGGCATAAGGCTGCAAAGGACACAGAGACTGAGAGTGATAATCGGAATCAGTGTTACTATTGTAACCAAGTGTGCCAGAATGCCAACACACTGCGACGTCATTGCAGACAAGCTCACGGCAAAGACCGCTGTCACGTCTGCAGCCTCTGCAACAAGGCTTTCAAGCGAGCCACACACCTCAAG GAACATGAACGGGTGCACCAACCAGGCCCCTCACCCAGTTCCCAGAAACCCAGAGTCTTCAACTGCTCCTCCTGTGTGAAGGCCTTCGCCAAGCGCAGCCAGCTGGAGAGACACAACCGAACACATACGG GCGAGCGTCCCTTCAAATGCAGTCAGTGCGACAAGGCCTTCAACCAGAAGAGCGCTCTTCAAGTCCACATGGTGAAACACACTGGAAAGAAGCCCTTCAAGTGTGAGGTCTGCAGCATCAGATTCACACAGAAGAGCAACATGAAACACCACATGAAGAGATCCCATGGCTATG GTCAGATCCAGGAAGTGTCCCTTGGACAGGACGAAACAGCCCCTCAGGTGGAGGTCGCTCCTGAACTCGACCTTGAGGTTGTTCCTGAGTCATCTGGAGATTGGCAAAATGTTTTCCCCTGA